In a single window of the Delftia tsuruhatensis genome:
- a CDS encoding branched-chain amino acid ABC transporter permease: MRFIFKTDYAQDIRLVRHGGQAFWYGLLVLSLLAAPALLSEYLLAQLTFVLIYAVVGLGLMVLAGYTGLFSMGQAAFFGVGAYAQAFLTGMGWPFPLALAVSGALAAAVGVVVGLPALRVKGIYLGIATLAFGFIVEEVFARWEGVTGGNAGKSVGVVQAFGWKADTAESFYFVCLAVAVLATLACLNLLRSPTGRAFVAIRDSEVSARSMGIHVAAYKTTAFAFSAALAGVGGALYAHQIRFLSPDQFNIVQSIDLLLMVVIGGLGSIHGAFLGALFIIALPQGIAAAKDVLPDAIGQAPGLKSFIYGVVLIAFVLLEPAGMYGRWVKIRTWLQVFPFYRQGMFRRQKTFQKSDRLR, translated from the coding sequence TGGTGCTGTCCCTGCTGGCCGCGCCGGCGCTGCTGTCCGAGTACCTGCTGGCCCAGCTGACCTTTGTGCTGATCTATGCCGTGGTGGGCCTGGGGCTGATGGTGCTGGCCGGCTACACGGGGCTGTTTTCCATGGGACAGGCCGCGTTCTTCGGCGTGGGCGCCTATGCCCAGGCCTTTCTCACGGGAATGGGCTGGCCGTTTCCGCTGGCCCTGGCCGTCAGCGGCGCGCTGGCGGCGGCCGTGGGCGTGGTGGTGGGCCTGCCCGCGCTGCGCGTCAAGGGCATCTACCTGGGCATTGCCACGCTGGCCTTCGGCTTCATCGTGGAGGAAGTGTTCGCGCGCTGGGAGGGTGTGACGGGCGGCAACGCGGGCAAGTCCGTGGGCGTGGTGCAGGCCTTCGGCTGGAAGGCCGACACGGCCGAGTCCTTCTATTTCGTGTGCCTGGCCGTGGCGGTGCTGGCCACGCTGGCCTGCCTGAACCTGCTGCGCTCGCCCACGGGGCGGGCCTTCGTCGCCATCCGCGACTCGGAGGTGTCGGCGCGCAGCATGGGCATCCATGTGGCCGCCTACAAGACCACGGCCTTCGCGTTCTCGGCCGCGCTGGCGGGTGTGGGCGGGGCGCTGTATGCGCACCAGATCCGCTTTCTGTCGCCCGACCAGTTCAACATCGTGCAGTCCATCGATCTGCTGCTGATGGTGGTCATCGGCGGGCTGGGGTCCATCCACGGCGCGTTCCTGGGCGCCCTCTTCATCATCGCGCTGCCCCAGGGCATCGCGGCGGCCAAGGATGTGCTGCCGGACGCCATCGGCCAGGCGCCGGGCCTCAAGTCCTTCATCTATGGCGTGGTGCTGATCGCATTCGTGCTGCTGGAGCCCGCGGGCATGTACGGGCGCTGGGTCAAGATCCGCACTTGGCTGCAGGTGTTTCCGTTCTACCGCCAGGGCATGTTCCGGCGGCAGAAGACCTTCCAGAAGTCGGACCGGCTGCGCTAG
- a CDS encoding ABC transporter ATP-binding protein, producing the protein MDHDTPLLSVRDLGVRFGGVRAVNGVSFDVRRGEVFTLIGPNGAGKTTVFNLISRIYEPTSGAIVFDGQALTQLPAHRIAALGIARTFQNIELFEHASVLQNLLVGRHCHRRSGLWGDLLFTPGTRRAEIQARAEVEQVIDLLDLQHHRDALVAGLPYGVRKVVELARALCTRPRLLLLDEPSSGLNVEETDDMAFWIQDIQQELGVTVLMVEHDMSLVSRVSSRVLAMSQGEVLALGLPHEVQSHPGVAEAYLGTADDVASLRRVAA; encoded by the coding sequence ATGGACCATGACACTCCTCTTCTTTCGGTGCGCGACCTGGGCGTGCGCTTCGGCGGCGTGCGTGCCGTCAACGGCGTGAGCTTCGATGTGCGGCGCGGCGAGGTGTTCACGCTGATCGGGCCCAACGGTGCGGGCAAGACCACGGTGTTCAACCTGATCAGCCGCATCTACGAGCCCACGTCGGGCGCCATTGTGTTCGACGGCCAGGCGCTGACCCAGCTGCCCGCGCACCGCATCGCTGCGCTGGGGATCGCGCGGACCTTCCAGAACATCGAGCTGTTCGAGCACGCCAGCGTGCTGCAGAACCTGCTGGTGGGGCGGCATTGCCATCGGCGCAGCGGCCTGTGGGGCGACCTGCTGTTCACGCCCGGCACGCGCCGCGCCGAGATACAGGCGCGCGCGGAAGTGGAACAGGTCATCGATCTGCTGGATCTGCAGCACCACCGCGACGCGCTGGTCGCAGGTCTGCCCTACGGCGTGCGCAAGGTGGTGGAGCTGGCGCGCGCGCTGTGCACGCGGCCGCGCCTGCTGCTGCTGGACGAGCCGTCCTCGGGCCTGAATGTGGAGGAGACCGACGACATGGCCTTCTGGATCCAGGACATACAGCAGGAGCTGGGCGTGACCGTGCTGATGGTGGAGCACGACATGTCCCTGGTCTCGCGCGTGAGCAGCCGGGTGCTGGCCATGAGCCAGGGCGAGGTGCTGGCCCTGGGGCTGCCGCACGAGGTGCAGTCCCATCCCGGCGTGGCCGAGGCCTACCTGGGCACGGCCGACGACGTGGCTTCGCTCAGGAGGGTGGCCGCATGA
- a CDS encoding ABC transporter ATP-binding protein has translation MLRLQNIESSYGPVKAIRGVSLQVRQGEIATVLGSNGAGKTTILKTISGIIDPRKGQVHFMDADITARDPAAIVRQGLVHVPEGREVFPLLSVHDNLLMGAYTRADRDGVARDMETVLGYFPVLRERLRQEAGLLSGGQQQMLAISRALMAAPRMILLDEPSLGLSPRLTREIFEIVVRINRERGTTILLVEQNASMALNAADHGFVLENGRIVMEDSCERLREKDDIKEFYLGLRDSGVRGERRWKKRKSWR, from the coding sequence ATGCTGCGGCTGCAGAACATCGAGTCCTCCTACGGCCCGGTCAAGGCGATCCGTGGCGTCAGCCTGCAGGTGCGCCAGGGTGAGATCGCCACCGTGCTGGGCTCCAACGGCGCGGGCAAGACCACCATCCTCAAGACCATCTCGGGCATCATCGATCCGCGCAAGGGCCAGGTGCATTTCATGGACGCGGACATCACGGCGCGCGACCCCGCCGCCATCGTGCGCCAGGGCCTGGTCCATGTGCCCGAGGGGCGCGAGGTGTTCCCGCTGCTGAGCGTGCACGACAACCTGCTGATGGGCGCCTACACGCGCGCCGACCGCGACGGCGTGGCGCGCGACATGGAGACGGTGCTGGGCTACTTCCCGGTGCTGCGCGAGCGCCTGCGCCAGGAGGCCGGCCTGCTGTCGGGGGGGCAGCAGCAGATGCTGGCCATCAGCCGCGCCCTCATGGCCGCGCCCAGGATGATCCTGCTGGACGAACCCAGCCTGGGCCTGTCGCCCCGGCTCACGCGGGAGATCTTCGAGATCGTGGTGCGCATCAACCGCGAGCGCGGCACCACCATCTTGCTGGTGGAGCAGAACGCCAGCATGGCGCTGAATGCGGCCGACCACGGTTTCGTGCTGGAAAACGGCCGCATCGTGATGGAAGACAGCTGCGAGCGCCTGCGCGAGAAGGACGACATCAAGGAGTTCTACCTGGGCCTGCGCGATAGCGGAGTGCGCGGCGAGCGGCGCTGGAAGAAGCGCAAGAGCTGGCGCTAG
- a CDS encoding AMP-dependent synthetase/ligase, with protein sequence MPNLWNLHRMQPRHDSVLEGDTIAALFWNAVAARGESVWLRQKELGIWRSHRWREVGEAVREIAGGLLALGLAPGQTVSILSNTVIEWVLCDLAVLSCGGVCNGIYPTDAASQVQYLCEDSATTVLFVENDEQLDKALQVRGQLPLLRRIVVFDMKGLRGLQDEAVISLEQLRALGRAHLAAQPQAVAERSAAVRPADLAILVYTSGTTGKPKGAMHSHAGLVHTVRGYNTILPRDDSDECMCFLPLCHIAERVGGEYFSLYTGARLNFVENPETVPENMREIAPTVCTGVPRVWEKYYSAVMLGLREATALQRAGYAWALGVGTRVADAVLAGRPVGPGLRAAFALARWTVLGNVRKSIGIDRARYLITGAAPISPDLVRWYLALGVPMLEVWGMTETCGASTCMRPERIVPGSIGPAAGYNEVRVDPGTGEIQVRGANVFMGYLNQPAKTAETFSADGWLRTGDVGTMDGEGLLRITDRMKDILITAGGKNVAPSEWENELKFSPYITDAVVIGDKRPYLTVILMIDQENVEKYAQERDVPFSSYASLTRAPEVQALVQAEIDRVNAKFARVEQVKKFYLLETQLTAEDEELTPTMKLKRRLVQAKYAAQIEAMYA encoded by the coding sequence ATGCCCAACCTGTGGAACCTGCACCGCATGCAGCCCCGGCACGACAGCGTGCTGGAGGGCGACACCATCGCCGCCCTGTTCTGGAACGCCGTGGCCGCACGGGGCGAGAGCGTGTGGCTGCGGCAAAAGGAGCTGGGCATCTGGCGCAGCCACCGCTGGCGCGAGGTGGGCGAGGCGGTGCGCGAGATCGCGGGCGGCCTGCTGGCCCTGGGGCTGGCGCCGGGCCAGACCGTCTCCATCCTGTCCAACACCGTCATCGAATGGGTGCTGTGCGACCTGGCCGTGCTGTCCTGTGGCGGCGTGTGCAACGGCATCTACCCCACCGATGCGGCATCGCAGGTCCAGTACCTGTGCGAGGACTCGGCCACCACCGTGCTGTTCGTGGAGAACGACGAGCAGCTGGACAAGGCGTTGCAGGTGCGCGGTCAGTTGCCGCTGCTGCGCCGCATCGTGGTCTTCGACATGAAGGGCCTGCGCGGGCTGCAGGACGAAGCGGTCATCAGCCTGGAGCAGCTGCGCGCGCTGGGCCGCGCACACCTGGCCGCGCAGCCGCAGGCCGTGGCCGAGCGCTCGGCGGCGGTGCGGCCCGCCGACCTGGCCATCCTGGTCTACACCTCGGGCACCACGGGCAAGCCCAAGGGGGCCATGCATTCGCATGCCGGGCTGGTGCATACCGTGCGCGGCTACAACACCATCCTGCCGCGCGACGACAGCGACGAATGCATGTGCTTTCTGCCGCTGTGCCACATCGCCGAGCGCGTGGGCGGCGAGTATTTCTCGCTCTACACGGGCGCGCGCCTGAACTTCGTGGAGAACCCCGAGACCGTGCCCGAGAACATGCGCGAGATCGCGCCCACAGTCTGCACGGGCGTGCCGCGCGTCTGGGAAAAATACTATTCGGCCGTGATGCTGGGGCTGCGCGAGGCCACGGCGCTGCAGCGCGCCGGCTACGCCTGGGCCCTGGGCGTGGGCACGCGCGTGGCCGACGCCGTGCTGGCCGGCCGGCCCGTGGGGCCGGGCCTGCGCGCGGCCTTTGCGCTGGCGCGCTGGACAGTGCTGGGCAATGTGCGCAAGTCCATCGGCATCGACCGCGCGCGCTACCTGATCACGGGCGCCGCGCCCATCTCGCCCGACCTGGTGCGCTGGTACCTGGCGCTGGGCGTGCCCATGCTGGAGGTCTGGGGCATGACCGAGACCTGCGGCGCCTCCACCTGCATGCGGCCCGAGCGCATCGTGCCGGGCTCCATCGGTCCCGCCGCGGGCTACAACGAGGTGCGCGTGGACCCGGGCACCGGCGAGATCCAGGTGCGCGGCGCCAACGTGTTCATGGGCTACCTGAACCAGCCGGCCAAGACGGCCGAGACCTTCAGCGCGGACGGCTGGCTGCGCACGGGCGACGTGGGGACCATGGACGGTGAGGGCCTGTTGCGCATCACCGACCGCATGAAGGACATCCTCATCACCGCGGGCGGCAAGAACGTGGCGCCCAGCGAGTGGGAGAACGAACTCAAGTTCAGTCCCTACATCACCGATGCCGTGGTGATCGGCGACAAGCGCCCCTACCTGACCGTGATCCTCATGATCGACCAGGAGAACGTGGAAAAGTACGCCCAGGAGCGTGACGTGCCGTTCTCCAGCTACGCCAGCCTCACGCGCGCGCCCGAAGTCCAGGCCCTGGTCCAGGCCGAGATCGACCGCGTGAACGCCAAGTTCGCGCGCGTCGAGCAGGTCAAGAAGTTCTACCTGCTGGAGACCCAGCTCACGGCCGAGGACGAGGAACTGACGCCCACCATGAAGCTCAAGCGCCGCCTGGTACAGGCCAAGTACGCGGCGCAGATCGAGGCCATGTACGCCTGA
- a CDS encoding ABC transporter substrate-binding protein yields MTSIHAAALVSLAALASGPAHAQQGVTPTEILLGSILDLSGPVAAMGKPARNGMLMRLDEINEQGGIHGRKLRMIVEDDGYDPKKAVLAAQKLVNRDKVFLVAGHLGTAQNMAAMPVQFEKNVINFYPLTAAREMYEPLHRLKYSFAATYYDQVRLAAPRLVADKGARKVCTVYQDDDFGLEVLRGAEAGLQAVGKDLVEKTTYKRGATDFSSQVARLKAASCDFVILGTTIRETVGVMAESRKSGFEPIFLSTSASYTEVVTKLGGKAVEGLLTTMTAQHPYLDDASGPLRLWANKYKTRFGDDPNVFSVYGYVIVDHFAQAANKAGKALSTDSFIQAMDAMRFEPDMFGFPVISFSAQKRLGSDESRLSQVVDGRWKVVSGYAR; encoded by the coding sequence ATGACAAGCATCCACGCAGCGGCCCTGGTGTCGCTGGCGGCCCTGGCTTCAGGCCCGGCCCACGCGCAGCAGGGCGTGACGCCCACGGAGATCCTGCTGGGCTCCATCCTCGACCTGTCCGGACCCGTGGCGGCCATGGGCAAGCCCGCGCGCAACGGCATGCTGATGCGCCTGGACGAGATCAACGAGCAAGGCGGCATCCATGGCCGCAAGCTGCGCATGATCGTGGAAGACGACGGCTACGACCCCAAGAAGGCCGTGCTGGCCGCGCAGAAGCTGGTCAACCGCGACAAGGTCTTCCTCGTGGCCGGCCACCTGGGCACGGCCCAGAACATGGCGGCCATGCCCGTGCAGTTCGAGAAGAACGTCATCAACTTCTATCCGTTGACGGCGGCGCGCGAGATGTACGAGCCGCTGCACCGGCTCAAGTATTCCTTCGCCGCGACCTACTACGACCAGGTGCGCCTGGCCGCGCCCCGGCTGGTGGCCGACAAGGGCGCCAGGAAGGTCTGCACGGTCTACCAGGATGACGACTTCGGGCTGGAGGTGCTGCGCGGCGCCGAGGCCGGGCTCCAGGCCGTCGGCAAGGACCTGGTGGAGAAGACCACCTACAAGCGCGGCGCCACCGATTTCTCGTCCCAGGTGGCGCGGCTCAAGGCCGCGTCCTGCGACTTCGTCATCCTGGGCACCACGATCCGCGAGACCGTGGGCGTCATGGCCGAATCGCGCAAGAGCGGCTTCGAACCCATCTTCCTCTCGACCTCGGCTTCGTACACCGAGGTCGTGACCAAGCTGGGCGGCAAGGCCGTCGAGGGACTGCTCACCACCATGACGGCCCAGCATCCCTATCTGGACGATGCCTCGGGGCCGCTGCGCCTGTGGGCCAACAAGTACAAGACACGGTTCGGCGACGACCCCAATGTCTTCTCGGTCTATGGCTACGTCATCGTGGACCACTTCGCCCAGGCCGCGAACAAGGCCGGCAAGGCCCTCAGCACCGACAGTTTCATCCAGGCCATGGATGCCATGCGCTTCGAGCCCGACATGTTCGGCTTCCCCGTGATCTCGTTCAGCGCGCAAAAGCGCCTGGGCAGCGACGAGTCGCGGCTGTCCCAGGTGGTGGATGGGCGCTGGAAGGTGGTCTCGGGCTACGCCAGATGA
- a CDS encoding TetR/AcrR family transcriptional regulator — MARPRKSDIHSDNRREELVIAAARLFREKGFDGTSMRDIAAAAHMQSGSPFYHFASKQALLFAGVEHGLRACLQVLEAIDARSMAPAAYFRALAREHLAHLLEDRIGMAPLVVDEWRHLEGANRAAIVDLRRRYEQLWTRALQGLHDAGLAGRAEKMECYFFLGALHSVYSWYRPEGPLSPQAVADRLVDWVLGASGCPPPQIPSACGSPRRSTSASARRSGVSNG, encoded by the coding sequence ATGGCCCGCCCGCGCAAGAGCGATATCCACAGCGACAACCGGCGCGAGGAGCTTGTCATCGCGGCCGCGCGCCTGTTCCGTGAAAAGGGCTTCGACGGCACCTCCATGCGCGACATCGCCGCTGCCGCCCACATGCAGTCGGGCAGCCCCTTCTACCACTTCGCCAGCAAGCAGGCCCTGCTGTTCGCCGGCGTGGAGCATGGCCTGCGCGCCTGCCTGCAGGTGCTGGAGGCCATCGATGCGCGCAGCATGGCGCCGGCAGCGTACTTCCGCGCGCTGGCGCGCGAGCATCTGGCCCATCTGCTGGAGGACCGCATCGGCATGGCACCCCTGGTGGTGGACGAATGGCGCCACCTGGAAGGCGCCAACCGCGCCGCCATCGTGGACCTGCGCCGCCGCTACGAGCAGCTGTGGACGCGCGCGCTGCAGGGGCTGCACGATGCAGGCCTTGCAGGCCGCGCAGAGAAGATGGAGTGCTACTTCTTCCTGGGCGCGCTGCACTCCGTCTATTCCTGGTACCGGCCCGAAGGCCCGCTATCGCCGCAGGCCGTGGCGGACCGGCTGGTGGACTGGGTGCTGGGGGCTAGCGGGTGCCCGCCCCCGCAAATACCGTCAGCTTGCGGCTCCCCGCGAAGATCGACTTCGGCGTCAGCCCGTAGATCTGGCGTATCGAATGGCTGA
- a CDS encoding AraC family transcriptional regulator, translating to MPPQPARLEIALPRPEPQEPRVMWLNADRAVYSGLLGQPRERCLGGHAIYFSLRGSHRVRIADGAWQHSSLSIVPPYVRHGIEASERTICNLLIEAETLDARQLPPPLRGDGGAVHDAPLLERMRDGLARLLPLLGHHAPGHGVGATDFDRIFFGEPLRAPALDRRVQAIIDKVKADPSSPSPALRCASDICLSESRFLHLFSQETGVPFRRFKTWKRARAFLGYVTQDMKLTDVALDAGYPDATHFSHSIRQIYGLTPKSIFAGSRKLTVFAGAGTR from the coding sequence ATGCCGCCCCAGCCCGCCCGCCTAGAGATCGCACTGCCACGCCCCGAACCGCAGGAGCCGCGCGTCATGTGGCTCAACGCGGACCGCGCCGTCTACAGCGGCCTGCTGGGCCAGCCGCGCGAACGCTGCCTGGGCGGCCACGCCATCTATTTCTCGCTGCGCGGCTCGCACCGCGTGCGCATAGCCGACGGCGCCTGGCAGCACAGCAGCCTGTCCATCGTGCCGCCCTATGTGCGCCACGGCATCGAGGCCAGCGAGCGCACCATCTGCAATCTGCTGATCGAGGCCGAAACCCTGGATGCGCGCCAGTTGCCACCCCCGCTGCGCGGCGATGGCGGTGCCGTGCATGACGCGCCGCTGCTGGAGCGCATGCGCGACGGCCTGGCCCGGCTGTTGCCCCTGCTGGGGCACCACGCGCCGGGCCATGGCGTCGGCGCCACCGATTTCGACCGCATCTTCTTCGGCGAGCCGCTGCGGGCGCCTGCGCTGGACCGGCGCGTGCAGGCCATCATCGACAAGGTCAAGGCCGACCCCAGCAGCCCCTCGCCCGCGCTGCGCTGTGCCAGCGACATCTGTCTGTCGGAATCGCGCTTCCTGCACCTGTTCAGCCAGGAAACCGGCGTGCCTTTCAGGCGCTTCAAGACCTGGAAGCGCGCCCGCGCCTTCCTCGGCTACGTGACCCAGGACATGAAGCTGACCGACGTGGCCCTGGACGCGGGCTACCCCGACGCCACGCACTTCAGCCATTCGATACGCCAGATCTACGGGCTGACGCCGAAGTCGATCTTCGCGGGGAGCCGCAAGCTGACGGTATTTGCGGGGGCGGGCACCCGCTAG
- a CDS encoding acyl-CoA synthetase: MPSTAACTPQEMGGLPSPPPAIGMAQWMRERALRSAPRPALSFEGQTWSYGALQSRIERAAAVLAHGGLGPGMRVAYLGLNHPMFLVTMFAASQLGAIFVPLNFRLTGPELHYILNDAGVHTLVAGSSHHEAIAAIRADLCCASYWNAEGETSFPDAWPDLQHAMQTAPPWPHAPAAPLNDDVALIMYTSGTTGRPKGTLLTCGNFWWNHVGELYSIDVLASDRLLVFAPIFHIGGLNVLTLTTLLKGGHVVLHRSFDADRALHDIAAHGITTVFAVPAMLLFISQSPRFAGADLSSLRLIVCGGAPCPEPLLRAYGQRGIGVQQGYGLTETAALVTVLAEEYALDKLGSVGHAALLTQVRLIDAAGEVVQAPGERGEICVRGPNVARGYWKQPEATRQAFGADGWFRTGDVGYRDADGFLYVCDRVKDMIITGGENVYPAEVESVLAGHPAIAEVAVVGAPDARWGEAVVAVLALRPGQCLDLEQLQAFAAARLARYKMPRRLHLVAALPRNPTGKILKYQLRESLKTLP; the protein is encoded by the coding sequence ATGCCCAGCACCGCCGCCTGCACCCCGCAAGAGATGGGAGGCCTGCCCTCGCCACCGCCGGCCATCGGCATGGCGCAATGGATGCGCGAACGCGCCCTGCGCTCGGCGCCCCGCCCGGCGCTGAGCTTCGAGGGCCAGACCTGGAGCTACGGCGCGCTGCAGTCGCGCATAGAGCGCGCCGCCGCCGTGCTGGCGCATGGCGGCCTGGGCCCGGGCATGCGCGTGGCCTACCTGGGACTGAACCACCCCATGTTCCTGGTCACGATGTTCGCGGCCTCGCAGCTGGGCGCCATCTTCGTGCCGCTGAACTTCCGGCTCACCGGGCCCGAGCTGCACTACATCCTCAACGACGCGGGCGTGCACACGCTGGTGGCGGGCAGCTCGCACCACGAGGCCATCGCCGCCATCCGTGCGGATCTGTGTTGCGCCAGCTACTGGAATGCGGAGGGCGAGACGTCCTTCCCCGATGCCTGGCCCGACTTGCAGCACGCCATGCAGACGGCCCCGCCCTGGCCGCACGCCCCCGCCGCACCGCTGAACGACGACGTGGCCCTGATCATGTACACCTCGGGCACGACCGGGCGCCCCAAGGGCACCCTGCTGACCTGCGGCAACTTCTGGTGGAACCATGTGGGCGAGCTGTACAGCATCGACGTGCTGGCGTCGGACCGCCTGCTGGTGTTCGCGCCCATCTTCCACATCGGCGGCCTCAACGTGCTGACGCTGACCACCCTGCTCAAGGGCGGCCATGTGGTGCTGCACCGCAGCTTCGATGCCGACCGCGCGCTGCACGACATCGCGGCCCATGGCATCACCACGGTCTTCGCCGTGCCCGCCATGCTGCTGTTCATCAGCCAGTCGCCACGCTTTGCCGGGGCCGACCTGTCCTCCCTGCGCCTCATCGTCTGTGGCGGCGCGCCCTGCCCCGAGCCGCTGCTGCGCGCCTATGGCCAGCGCGGCATCGGTGTGCAGCAGGGCTACGGCCTCACCGAGACCGCCGCCCTGGTCACCGTGCTGGCCGAGGAATACGCGCTGGACAAGCTGGGATCGGTCGGCCATGCCGCACTGCTGACCCAGGTGCGGCTCATCGATGCCGCGGGCGAGGTGGTGCAGGCGCCCGGCGAGCGCGGCGAGATCTGCGTGCGCGGGCCCAACGTGGCGCGCGGCTACTGGAAGCAGCCCGAGGCCACGCGCCAGGCCTTCGGCGCCGACGGCTGGTTTCGCACCGGCGACGTGGGCTATCGCGATGCGGACGGCTTCCTCTACGTCTGCGACCGCGTCAAGGACATGATCATCACGGGCGGCGAGAACGTGTACCCGGCAGAGGTGGAAAGCGTGCTGGCCGGCCACCCGGCCATCGCCGAGGTCGCCGTGGTCGGCGCCCCCGATGCGCGCTGGGGCGAGGCCGTCGTCGCCGTGCTGGCCCTCAGGCCGGGCCAGTGCCTGGACCTGGAGCAGCTGCAGGCCTTCGCCGCCGCACGCCTGGCCCGCTACAAGATGCCGCGCCGCCTGCACCTGGTGGCGGCGCTGCCGCGCAATCCGACGGGCAAGATCCTCAAGTACCAGTTGCGGGAAAGCTTGAAAACACTGCCCTGA
- a CDS encoding acyl-CoA carboxylase subunit beta — translation MPLIESTIATGSESYQANRAATLAQLERLRSLEQRTVARSEAARERLEKRGQLLPRERLSLLLDPGMPFLELSTLAGYCMDTPEPERSVPGGGIIAGIGFVSGVRCMVKASDCGIDAGALQPMGLDKTLRVQELALENKLPYVQLVESAGANLMAYRVEDFIHGGSTFRNLARLSAAGLPVVTVTHGSSTAGGAYQTGLSDHIIMVRDRSRAFLAGPPLLLAATGEVATEEELGGAVMHTSVSGLGDYLAEDDRDALRIARSILGQIDWDRGAAPAAFPARAFKPPRYDAEELLGIMPADYKRPVDMRQVIARIADDSEFLEFGQNYGAATVCGSFRLEGWAVGVITNNGPIDTAGATKATHFIQACCQARTPLLYLNNTTGFMVGRAHEEGGIIKHGSKMIQAVTNATVPQITLYCGASFGAGNYGMCGRGFHPRFCFSWPNARTAVMGGEQAARTMRTVTEAGMRRKGGVDTARLDALERQIIERFDSQMSVFTTSARLLDDGVIDPRDTRAVLANVLATCREAEARTPQAMQFSVARP, via the coding sequence ATGCCATTGATCGAATCCACCATCGCCACCGGCAGCGAAAGCTACCAGGCCAACCGGGCCGCCACGCTGGCCCAGCTGGAGCGCCTGCGCTCCCTGGAGCAGCGCACGGTGGCCAGGTCCGAGGCGGCGCGCGAGCGCCTGGAAAAGCGCGGCCAGCTGCTGCCGCGCGAACGCCTGTCCCTGCTGCTGGACCCCGGCATGCCCTTCCTGGAGCTGAGCACGCTGGCCGGCTACTGCATGGACACGCCCGAGCCCGAGCGCAGCGTGCCGGGCGGCGGCATCATCGCGGGCATAGGCTTCGTCAGCGGCGTGCGCTGCATGGTCAAGGCCTCGGACTGCGGCATCGATGCCGGCGCGCTGCAGCCCATGGGCCTGGACAAGACGCTGCGCGTGCAGGAGCTGGCGCTGGAGAACAAGCTGCCCTATGTGCAGCTGGTGGAAAGCGCGGGCGCCAACCTCATGGCCTACCGCGTCGAGGACTTCATCCACGGTGGCAGCACCTTCCGCAACCTGGCGCGGCTGTCGGCCGCGGGCCTGCCCGTGGTCACGGTCACGCATGGTTCCTCCACGGCAGGGGGCGCCTACCAGACGGGGCTGTCGGACCACATCATCATGGTGCGCGACCGCTCGCGCGCCTTCCTCGCGGGGCCGCCCCTGCTGCTGGCGGCCACGGGCGAGGTGGCGACCGAGGAGGAACTGGGCGGCGCCGTCATGCATACCTCGGTCTCGGGCCTGGGCGACTACCTGGCCGAGGACGACCGCGACGCGCTGCGCATCGCGCGCTCCATCCTGGGCCAGATCGACTGGGACCGGGGCGCCGCCCCTGCAGCCTTCCCGGCACGTGCCTTCAAGCCGCCGCGCTACGACGCCGAGGAGCTGCTGGGCATCATGCCCGCCGACTACAAGCGGCCCGTGGACATGCGCCAGGTCATCGCGCGCATCGCCGATGACTCCGAGTTCCTGGAGTTCGGCCAGAACTACGGCGCCGCCACGGTCTGCGGCAGCTTCCGCCTCGAAGGCTGGGCCGTGGGCGTGATCACCAACAACGGCCCCATCGACACGGCCGGCGCCACCAAGGCCACGCACTTCATCCAGGCCTGCTGCCAGGCACGCACGCCGCTGCTGTACCTCAACAACACGACCGGCTTCATGGTGGGCCGTGCCCATGAGGAGGGTGGCATCATCAAGCACGGCTCCAAGATGATCCAGGCCGTGACCAATGCCACCGTGCCGCAGATCACCCTCTACTGCGGCGCTTCCTTCGGAGCGGGCAACTACGGCATGTGCGGACGGGGCTTTCATCCGCGTTTCTGCTTCAGCTGGCCCAACGCCAGGACGGCCGTCATGGGCGGCGAGCAGGCCGCACGCACCATGCGCACCGTCACCGAGGCCGGCATGCGCCGCAAGGGCGGGGTGGACACGGCACGGCTCGACGCGCTGGAGCGCCAGATCATCGAACGCTTCGACAGCCAGATGAGCGTGTTCACCACCAGCGCGCGGCTGCTGGACGACGGCGTGATCGACCCGCGCGACACGCGCGCCGTGCTGGCCAACGTGCTGGCCACCTGCCGCGAGGCCGAGGCACGCACGCCGCAGGCCATGCAGTTCTCCGTCGCCCGTCCCTGA